In the Mastomys coucha isolate ucsf_1 unplaced genomic scaffold, UCSF_Mcou_1 pScaffold18, whole genome shotgun sequence genome, one interval contains:
- the CUNH1orf158 gene encoding uncharacterized protein C1orf158 homolog isoform X1 — MFSTSVIPEAFSTPGWQIEKKYSTKVLVGNWVEERGKFTKATDHTPQCIHRKDYVPISGHRADYISRWYTKRKAEGLPCKHLITHHQEPSHRYLISTYDDHYNRHNYNPGLPALRTWSGQKLLWLPEKSDFPLLAPPTNYGLFEQLQQKWLTSKTGLKESIYTTSYPRLPVCAMSRREHAIPVPLPRLHPIPRF; from the exons ATGTTTTCTACCTCAGTGATTCCTGAGGCCTTTTCTACTCCAGGCTGGCAGATTGAAAAGAAGTATTCAACGAAAGTGCTCGTTGGAAACTGggtggaagaaagagggaag TTCACCAAAGCCACTGATCACACTCCGCAGTGCATTCACAGGAAGGACTATGTTCCCATCTCAGGCCACAGAGCAGACTACATTTCCAGGTGGTATACGAAAAGGAAAGCGGAG GGTCTCCCATGCAAGCACCTGATCACTCATCACCAGGAGCCCTCTCATCGCTATTTGATCAGCACCTATGATGACCACTACAACCGGCACAACTATAACCCAGGCTTGCCTGCCCTGCGAACCTGGAGTGGACAGAAATTGCTGTGGCTGCCAGAGAAGTCTGACTTTCCCCTTCTTG CACCTCCCACAAACTATGGACTATTTGAGCAACTGCAGCAAAAGTGGCTTACTTCCAAGACTGGTCTGAAAGAGAGCATTTATACGACATCCTACCCCAGACTGCCAGTGTGTGCTATGTCCAGGAGGGAGCATGCCATCCCAGTCCCTCTCCCTCGACTGCACCCCATCCCTCGCTTCTAA
- the CUNH1orf158 gene encoding uncharacterized protein C1orf158 homolog isoform X2 — MFSTSVIPEAFSTPGWQIEKKYSTKVLVGNWVEERGKGLPCKHLITHHQEPSHRYLISTYDDHYNRHNYNPGLPALRTWSGQKLLWLPEKSDFPLLAPPTNYGLFEQLQQKWLTSKTGLKESIYTTSYPRLPVCAMSRREHAIPVPLPRLHPIPRF; from the exons ATGTTTTCTACCTCAGTGATTCCTGAGGCCTTTTCTACTCCAGGCTGGCAGATTGAAAAGAAGTATTCAACGAAAGTGCTCGTTGGAAACTGggtggaagaaagagggaag GGTCTCCCATGCAAGCACCTGATCACTCATCACCAGGAGCCCTCTCATCGCTATTTGATCAGCACCTATGATGACCACTACAACCGGCACAACTATAACCCAGGCTTGCCTGCCCTGCGAACCTGGAGTGGACAGAAATTGCTGTGGCTGCCAGAGAAGTCTGACTTTCCCCTTCTTG CACCTCCCACAAACTATGGACTATTTGAGCAACTGCAGCAAAAGTGGCTTACTTCCAAGACTGGTCTGAAAGAGAGCATTTATACGACATCCTACCCCAGACTGCCAGTGTGTGCTATGTCCAGGAGGGAGCATGCCATCCCAGTCCCTCTCCCTCGACTGCACCCCATCCCTCGCTTCTAA